The Scomber japonicus isolate fScoJap1 chromosome 8, fScoJap1.pri, whole genome shotgun sequence genome has a segment encoding these proteins:
- the LOC128363234 gene encoding complexin-2 yields MGKMLGGEEEKDPDAAKKEEERQEALRQQEEERKAKHTKMEAEREKVRQTIRDKYGLKKKEEKEAEEKAAMEQACEGSLTRPKKAIPRGCGDDDEEDEESILDTVLKFLPGPLQDMFKK; encoded by the exons ATGGGTAAGATGCtgggtggagaggaggagaaggacccAGATGCAgccaagaaggaggaggagcggcAGGAGGCGCTcaggcagcaggaggaggagaggaaggccAAACACACCAAAATGGAGGCTGAGAGGGAAAAAGTACGACAGACCATTAGGGACAAG TACGGactgaagaagaaggaggagaaggaggcagaggagaaaGCGGCTATGGAGCAAGCCTGCGAAGGGTCACTGACACGTCCGAAGAAGGCGATCCCTCGGGGCTGCGGAGACGACGacgaggaagatgaagagagcATCCTCGACACTGTCCTCAAGTTTCTGCCCGGACCTCTACAGGATATGTTCaagaagtaa